DNA from Mesorhizobium loti R88b:
CATCAATGCCGCGCTCCACCTGCAGCGCGACCAGCTGGCGCGGCTGAAGGCCGAGGGGACTGACGCCCCTGGGAGGCGATAGGGGGCCGATGGTTGCCGCCCACAGGCGTGGACGGGAACCGCTTTTCAGAAAACTAGACCGTCGCGGGGTCGAGCGCCGGCTGGCCCCTGCGGCGCGCGACGATCGCCGCGAAATCTGCTGCCTGGAAGGCGTCACGCAAGACGTCGAAGGACGGCAGCACGAAATAGGCACGCTGGAACTTGTCGATCTCATAGCCAGTGCGCATCACTGTTTCGAGGTCGAAGGGCACATGGTGCGCATCCTTGCCATCGACTGCGAACTGCAATTCGGTGAACGACGACATCAGGCCGGCGCCAAAGGCCTTCAGCGGCTCGCCGGCCTCCTGCATCAGGCCGTATTCGGCCGTGTACCAGTAGAGCCGGGTGATCATCTCGTCGCCGCCGAGCGCAATGATGTCGCCGGCCTTCTTGCCGTACATCTGCATGAAATCGGCGAACACCGGCTGCGACAGCACCGGCACGTGACCGAAGAAATCGTGAAACATGTCCGGTTCGACGATGTAGTCGAGCTCCTGCCTGGTGCGCAGCCAGTTGGTGACCGGGAAGCGGCGGTTGGCGAGATGATCGAAGAAAGGTGCGGCGGGGATAAGGCCCGGCACGGCGACGATCTCCCAGCCGGTCAGCTTGCGCAGCTTGGCGCTGACGTCAGCGAAATCGGGGATGCGGTCGAGCAGGCCGAGTTTTTCGACACCGTCGAGATAGGAATGATGGGCGAGCTTGCGCGTCAGTTTGGTCTGGCGGTCGCACAAAGTGCGCCACACCGCCTGTTCCTCAGCGCTGTAATCGTAGCCCTGCGCCACGGTGAAATCGGAACGGCAGACCGAGTAGTCGCCGCGCAAGCCCTGTGCCGCGCAATCGCGGGCATATTCGGCAACGCTCATCGTCGTCATGGTTATTTCTCCTCGCAAATCATCAGGGATGACGTGCCCAAAACGTAACCGGGTTTGCCGAGGCAAATCGGTTTTGATGATGGCTCGCTCGCGAGATTCGAGATAATATTCACTCACAATCTGCCCCATGGGAGTGAAAATGCCTCAGTTCGACGATTTCGAAATCAAGATGCTCGATGTCCTGCAGCGCGACGGCCGCAAGCCCGTCTCCGAACTGGCGCAGGAGATCGGACTGTCGACGACACCATGCGCGCGGCGCTTCGAGGCGCTGCAGGATGCCGGCATCATCAAGGGATTTGCCGCCGTGATCAGCCGCCGCGCCGTCGGGCTGATGGTCGAGGTATTCATCGAGGTGCGCCTGACCAGTCACAGCGACGGTTCGCCGGAAAGCTTCATTGCCGCGGTGCAGCGCATGGACGAGGTGTCGTCGTGCTGGACGATGACCGGCGACCACGACTTCCTGCTGCATGTCATGGTGCCGTCGGTCGACGAGCTCAACGCATTCGTCATGCACCGGCTGATGCGGCTCGACGGCGTGCGCGACGTCCACACGCAGCTGGTGCTGCAGAACATCAAGGGACCCGGCCACGTGCCGCTCGCGCATCTCAGGCGGTGACGCTACTCTGCATTCTTGCGTGAAAGCTGCACGCAAACTGCTGAAACGGGCCAATCGGGCGTCCACATCCCCGACCAGCATATGCGGACCATCGCTCCTGGAGGTCCGCCATGAAAATCGTCCTGATCAATCCGCCGCACACCGCCATCGGCAGCCGCGTGCCGGACGACCACCTGCCGCCGCTCGGCCTGCTGGCGATCGGCGGCCCGCTGATCGATGCCGGCCACGATGTGCGTCTCGTCGACGCCGAATTCGGGCCGATGCCGCTCGACAGCGTCGTGCGCGACGCATTGGATGACTTCCCGGACTTCGTCCTGATCGGCCATTCCGGCTCGACCTCGGCGCACCCAACCGCCTTGCTGATCGCTGAGATGATCAAGGCGCAAGAACCGGCGACCATGGTCATCTATGGCGGCGTCTTCCCGACCTATCACTGGCGCGACATACTGGCTGCAACCGACGTCTTCGACTTCATCGTGCGCGGCGAGGGCGAGGCGACCGTGGTGGCGCTGGTCGAGGCGCTGGAGATGCACCAGCCGCCGGCAAGCGTCGCCGGCATCGCCTTTCGCGGCGATCTGCGCCGGCCCTTCGCCACACAGGCGGCGATGACGATTGCCGAGCTCGACGCCTACCGCGTCGGCTGGGAACTGATCGACCACAGCCGTTACAGCTACTGGGGCGGCAAGCGTGCCGTGGTCATGCAGTTTTCGCGCGGCTGCCCACATCTGTGCAACTATTGCGGCCAGCGCGGTTTCTGGACCCGCTGGCGGCATCGCGATCCCAAGAAGTTCGCGCAGGAGATTGCCTGGCTGCATCGCGAACATGGCGTCGAGCTGATCAACCTCGCCGACGAGAACCCGACGGTCTCGAAGAAGGCGTGGCGCGCCTTTCTCGACGCCCTGATTGCCGAGAATGTGCCGGTGCTGATCGTCGGCTCGACGCGGGCCGACGACATCGTGCGCGATGCCGACATCCTGCATCTCTACCGCAAGGCGGGCGTCATCCGCTGGCTGCTGGGCATGGAAAACACCGACGAGCAGACGCTTCAATTGATCCGCAAGGGCGGCAGCACCTCCTCCGACCGCGAGGCGATAAGGCTGTTGCGAAAGCACGGTATCCTGTCGATGGCAACCTGGGTGGCCGGTTTCGAGGATGAAGGATTTCGCGACCTGTGGCGCGGCTTTCGCCAGCTCATCGCCTATGACCCCGACCAGATCCAGGCACTTTACGTAACGCCGCATCGCTGGACGCCGTTCTTCCGCATCGCAAGGGATCGCAAGGTGATCCAGAAAGATGCCCGCCTGTGGGATTACAAGCACCAGGTGCTGCAGATGACGCGGCTGAAGCCGTGGATGCTGTTCTTCAGCATCAAGCTGATTGAACTCGCCGTACAGTCGCGGCCGAAAGCGCTGGCCCGCATCCTGTTCCACCCCGATCCCGAGCAGCGGCACTCGATGCGCTGGTACACACAGATGGGGCGCCGCGTCTGGTTCCGTGAGGTCTGGGGCTTTCTGGCCCGCGATGGCAGGGTGAAGGACGGCCCGACGCTGGCCGAATTCTGGGGCGCGCCGCAGGATTCCGAGGAGGAATCGATGACGGTTTCACGCCCGGCTCGAAAGCCGGAGCTTCCCGTCGTCGCAAGTCGCGGATTGCCGACGAAACGATTAGCCGGCTGACTGTCGATTCAGGGCACGATCAGCGTGCCGGCGCCGTGTTCGGTGAACAGCTCGAGCAGCACCGCATGCGGCGTCTTGCCGTTGAGGATAACGACGCCTTCGACACCACGCTCGATCGCCTCGATGCAGGTCTCGACCTTGGGGATCATGCCGCCCGAAACCGTGCCGTCCTTGATCAGCGCCCGGGCTTCGGTCACGGTCAGCTCGTCGATCAGCTTCTTGTTCTTGTCGAGCACGCCGGGCACGTCGGTCAGGAACAGAAGACGTGAGGCCTTGCAGGCGCCGGCAATGGCACCTGCAAACGTGTCGGCGTTGATGTTGTAGGTGTGACCATCACGGCCGGGCGCCACCGGCGCCAGCACCGGGATCATTTCCGAGCGCGCCAGAAGGTCGAGCAGCGTGCGGTCGACCTCGACCGGCTCGCCGACGAAACCAAGATCGAGCACGCGCTCGATGTTGGAGTCCGGGTCGATCATGGTCTTGCGAGCCTTTTCGGCGAAGACCATGTTGCCGTCCTTGCCGCACAGGCCGATCGCCCATTCGCCCTCGGCGTTGATCAACGCCACGATCTCCTTGTTGATCGAACCGGCGAGCACCATTTCGACGATCTCGACCGTCTTCTGGTCGGTGACGCGCAGGCCGCCTTCGAATTTGGATTCGATGCCCATCTTGGCCAGCATGGCGCCGATCTGCGGCCCGCCGCCATGGACGACGATCGGGTTGACGCCGGATTGCTTGAGCAGCGCGATGTCGCGCGCGAAAGCCTTGCCGAGCTCAAGGTCGCCCATGGCGTGGCCGCCATATTTCACCACGATCGTCTTGTGCTCGTAGCGTTGCATGTAGGGCAGCGCCCGCGAAAGCAGGTCGGCCTGCATTTCGGCGGTGGCGGTTATCTCCGTCATCGGTGTGGTTCCCGGCTTTTGATTTGTGCATGTCGTTGTCCCAAAACCGCTGGGCACTTTTGGGCGACATGCACTTGGAAAGGACGGCGGCGTCTTAGCGGGAATTGTCGCAGGGAGCAAATGGCATTGCTGTCATATTCGACGTCTCACGGCGTCGTCATCATGACGGCACCATCAGCGGCGCCCTGCGGCCGAGCCAGCCGGAGATCTTCTCCATCTGCGCGGCGAAGGACAGCAGCGTCTCCTCGTCGCCCGGACGGCCGGCGGCCTGGATACCGAGCGGCAGGCCGGCATCGGTGACGTAAACCGGCAGCGCGATCGATGGCTGGCCGCTGACATTGTAGATCGCCGGCCAAGGGGTGAACCAGAGACTCTTGTCCATCAGCTGGCCGAACAAGGATTTCACTTTCAGCAGCGGCGTCAGATGAAGCTTGTCGAGCAGGTTCTCGATCAGCTCATCGGCGCCTTTCGGATCCATGGCGCCGCAGGCGAGCGGCGGGTGCGCGATGACAGGCATCAGCACGGCGTCATAGCGCGCGGTCTCCGCGATCAGTTGCCGCGAGGCGGCGTGCAGTCGCTGCAGGCCGGCATAGGTCTCGCCGGCCGAGACCATTTCGCCCAACCTGCCGAGAACGCGCGTGGCGCGCTCGATGTCGCCAGTAACGGAACGGCCGACGCGCAGCGCTTCGGCGCGCAGCGTGCCGGCGACGGCGGAAGCAACCGTCCTGCAGAAATCAGCGAAGAAATCGCGGCCGATGAAGGGCAGGTCGATGTCCTCGACCGTATGGCCGCCCTCGCGGGCAAGCGCCACCGCGGTGTCGAGCGCTTTCATTGTCTCGGCCGAGATCGGCAGGCCAAGCGGCGACTTGCGGTAGACGGCCAGCTTGAGCTTGCCGGGATCGCGCGCGGCAGCAGCGGCGAATGCGCCTTTCGGCGGCAGCGCGGCATAAGGCGACAAGGATTCGGGGCCGTGGGTGAGATCGAGCAGCAGCGCGCAATCGCGCACCGAGCGGGTGACGGCATGGTCGACCACCATGCCGTACCAGCTCTCGCTGACCAGCGGCGTCAGCGGAATGCGGCCGCGCGAGGTCTTGAGGCCGACAAGCCCGGTGCAGGCGGACGGCACCCGGATCGAACCGCCGCCATCCGAGGCATGCGCCACCGGCACCACGCCGGCGGCAACGAGCGCTGCCGCGCCACCCGACGAGCCGCCGCTGGTGTGGCCGGTGTTCCAGGGGTTGCGGGTGATGCCGAAGGCTTTCGATTCGGTCATCAGCCGCAGCCCGTGTTCCGGCGACGTCGAGGTGACGATCGGGATCAGGCCGGCGGCGAGGTAGCGATCGGTCATCACCGAATTGACATCGGGCACCCAGGCGGGGATGCGGCTGCCACCATGCGACGGCACGCCCTTGATGGCGATGCCGAGGTCCTTGATGGCAAAGGGCACGCCGGCCAGCGGCAACGAGCGGTCCATCGTCCTGGCGCGCGTTCGCGCGGCCTCGTAGAGCGGCTCGGCGGTGGCATTGATTTCGGGCCCTGTGGCTTCGGCGCGGGCGATCGCCGCGTCGGTCAGCTCTATCGCCGACAGCTCGCCCTTGCGCACGAGACCGGCGAGGCCGGTTGCATCTTGTTCCCAAAGGATCCGTTCAACGGACATGCGCGCTCTCCATCACCTGTGGCAAGGCTAGCCAGTGGCGACTTCAATGGCAAATCGGCGGCGGATCCGGGTGGGGAACGCGTGAAGCTTAGACGTGCACAAGGCGATTTCCGCCGTTGCAAATACATAACAATACCCTAATTTGCCTGACATGACGCCGCAGGACATCACCAAGCTGATCGTCCGAACTTCGATGAAGGATCGGGCCGCGTTCGATCTGCTGTACCGGCAGACCAGCGCGAAACTTTTCGGCGTGTGCCTTCGTGTATTGAACGACCGGGGAGATGCGGAAGAAGCCTTGCAGGAAGTCTTCGTCAAGATATGGACGAAGGCGGACCGTTTTGCTGTTTCCGATCTGAGCCCGATCTCCTGGCTGGTGGCAATCGCGCGCAATCATGCGATCGATCGCATCAGGGCGCGGCGCAAGCAGGCCGTCGATATCGATGCCGCACTCGACGTGGCAGATCCGGCGCCGGGACCTGAAGCGATGGTGGTGGCGGGCGATGAGTCCGAAAGGATCCATCATTGCCTCGATGAATTGGAGAAAGACCGGGCGGCGGCCGTCCGGGGCGCTTATCTCAAGGGCGAAAGCTATGCCGAACTGGCGGAACGTCATGGCGTGCCGTTGAACACGATGCGTACCTGGCTGCGCCGCAGCCTGATGAAACTCAGAGAATGTCTGGAAAGATGACGCTCGCAGAGGACAATGGACCGGAACGTGGGGGCGACGACCTGTTCGCCGCCGAATACGTTCTTGGCGTGCTGCCGGCGGACGAGCGGCAGATCGCTTCCAGGCGCATCGATTCCGAAACCGACTTCGCGCGGCTGGTCGATGGCTGGGAGGTTCATCTCTCGCCCATGGCTGCCGCCTATCCGGAAATCGAGCCGCCAGCTTCGGTGAAACCGGCGATCGACCGACGGCTGTTTGCGTCGACGGCTGCAACGCCCTCCGAGGCGCGCGCCGGCCTGTGGTCCAGCCTCGCCTTCTGGCGCGGCCTTGCCGCGGCAGCGGTTGCCGCGCTGGCGATCTACATTGCGATCCCTTACGTCAACCCGCCGGTCGCACAGCCGCAGGCACGGCTTGTCGCCTCGCTGGCCGCCGACGGCAGCGATGTCAAATACCTTGCCGTCTATGATGCCGCCCATCACGAAGTCGGCTTGTCGCATGTCTCCGGTGAGCGTGCTTCCGGCAAGGACTTCGAACTGTGGATGATCGAAGGCAAGAACCCGCCGGTGTCGATGGGCGTTATTCCGGTTGGTTCGACAGCGCATATCGTCGTCTCGCCGGCGGCCCAGCAGAAGCTCGCCCAGGGCGCCGTGCTGGCCGTCAGCCTGGAGCCTGCCGGCGGTTCGCCGACCGGGCAGCCGACCGGACCGGTGGTGGCTGCGGGCGATCTGAAGAGCATCTGACCTCGTTTCCTCACAGCGAAGCGGCCGCTAGAATAATTCCAATTTATCTTATGTGACGGGTGTCTAAACACGCACGTAAGCCGGCAAACTGTTGCGTCGAATAAATCTCTTCGCGTGCGCGATTAAATCAAAAAATCCAGAAATATTCTGAAACTCACGCGTTTGTGTTTCGTATCTCCTCGCGTCCCCAAAAATGGGAAGAGAAACCCGAGGAGTTTGAATATCATGCGTAGATTCGCCACCCTTTTGCTCGCCGGTACGATCGCCGCTTCGGCGTTTGCCACCGTTGCCTATGCTGAAAATCCGATGGTCGGCGGCGCCGCCATGTACGCCAACAAGAACATCGTCGAGAACGCCGTCAATTCGAAGGACCACACGACGCTGGTGGCCGCCGTCAAGGCAGCCGGCCTGGTCGAGACCCTGCAGGGCGCCGGCCCGTTCACCGTCTTCGCGCCGACCAATGAGGCCTTTGCCGCACTGCCGGCCGGCACGGTCGACACGCTGCTCAAGCCCGAGAACAAGGACAAGCTCGTCAAGATCCTGACCTGCCATGTCGTCGCCGCCAAGGCGATGGCGGCTGACGTGGCCGCGATGGTCAAGGCTGATGGCGGCACGCACAAGGTCAAGACGGTCGGCGGCTGCGAACTGTCGCTCAAGGCTGAAGGCGGCAAGGTCACCGTCACCGACGAGAACGGCAATGTCGCCAATGTCACGATCGCCGATGTCGAGCAGTCCAACGGCGTCATCCACGTCATCGACAAGGTTTTGCTCCCGAAGATGTGATCGGCCCGAAAATGTAACAAAGGGCTTGCCGCGACGAACCTGCAGCAAGAGCCCTCCGTCGATTGCATAGTCTCGCTCCCGTGACCTGCAAACGACACGCGTGCTCCGCGCCGCCCACGGTCATCCGTGGACCGGCGCGGAGTTTCGTTGAAGGCAACCGTCACCGGCTTTTTGATTTTCGCGTGACGGTATAGTTTGGCAAAGAAAGTGACAGGAGGAACTGGTCATGAATCGTCGCGATCTTCTTTTGAGCGGTGCTGCCGCCATCGGCGTGGTCGGGGCCGCGGCAGCGATGCTGCGCATGGGTGGCCCTCAGCCAGCGCAAGCGGCCGAGAAATTCGAGGTCACCAAGACCGATGACGAATGGAAAGCCATCCTGTCGCCGGCCGCCTTTGACGTGCTGCGCAAGGAAGGCACTGAATATCCCGGCACCAGCCCGCTGCTCAACGAGCACCGCAAGGGCATATTCGCCTGTGCCGGCTGTGACTTGCCGGTCTATCCGTCGGAGACAAAGTTCGATTCCGGCACCGGCTGGCCGAGCTTCTGGCAAGAGATCGCCAATGGCATCGGCAAGACCGAGGATCGGTCGCTCGGCATGACCCGTACCGAAGTGCATTGCCGCCGCTGCGGCGGCCATCTCGGCCATGTCTTCGACGATGGACCGGCGCCGACCGGCCTGCGCCACTGCATCAACGGCGTGGCGCTGACCTTCAAGCCAACCACGGCCTGACCCAGCTTTGAATGCAAAAAACTCCGGGTCTTGCGGCCCGGAGTTTTTTTGCGCGGTCAGAGCTTTTCGGGCGTGGACTGGAGGAGCTTCCCGAAATCGCTGCCGCGTCTGGTTTCTCTGT
Protein-coding regions in this window:
- the phhA gene encoding phenylalanine 4-monooxygenase, with protein sequence MTTMSVAEYARDCAAQGLRGDYSVCRSDFTVAQGYDYSAEEQAVWRTLCDRQTKLTRKLAHHSYLDGVEKLGLLDRIPDFADVSAKLRKLTGWEIVAVPGLIPAAPFFDHLANRRFPVTNWLRTRQELDYIVEPDMFHDFFGHVPVLSQPVFADFMQMYGKKAGDIIALGGDEMITRLYWYTAEYGLMQEAGEPLKAFGAGLMSSFTELQFAVDGKDAHHVPFDLETVMRTGYEIDKFQRAYFVLPSFDVLRDAFQAADFAAIVARRRGQPALDPATV
- a CDS encoding Lrp/AsnC family transcriptional regulator; protein product: MPQFDDFEIKMLDVLQRDGRKPVSELAQEIGLSTTPCARRFEALQDAGIIKGFAAVISRRAVGLMVEVFIEVRLTSHSDGSPESFIAAVQRMDEVSSCWTMTGDHDFLLHVMVPSVDELNAFVMHRLMRLDGVRDVHTQLVLQNIKGPGHVPLAHLRR
- the bchE gene encoding magnesium-protoporphyrin IX monomethyl ester anaerobic oxidative cyclase, encoding MKIVLINPPHTAIGSRVPDDHLPPLGLLAIGGPLIDAGHDVRLVDAEFGPMPLDSVVRDALDDFPDFVLIGHSGSTSAHPTALLIAEMIKAQEPATMVIYGGVFPTYHWRDILAATDVFDFIVRGEGEATVVALVEALEMHQPPASVAGIAFRGDLRRPFATQAAMTIAELDAYRVGWELIDHSRYSYWGGKRAVVMQFSRGCPHLCNYCGQRGFWTRWRHRDPKKFAQEIAWLHREHGVELINLADENPTVSKKAWRAFLDALIAENVPVLIVGSTRADDIVRDADILHLYRKAGVIRWLLGMENTDEQTLQLIRKGGSTSSDREAIRLLRKHGILSMATWVAGFEDEGFRDLWRGFRQLIAYDPDQIQALYVTPHRWTPFFRIARDRKVIQKDARLWDYKHQVLQMTRLKPWMLFFSIKLIELAVQSRPKALARILFHPDPEQRHSMRWYTQMGRRVWFREVWGFLARDGRVKDGPTLAEFWGAPQDSEEESMTVSRPARKPELPVVASRGLPTKRLAG
- the argB gene encoding acetylglutamate kinase, with product MTEITATAEMQADLLSRALPYMQRYEHKTIVVKYGGHAMGDLELGKAFARDIALLKQSGVNPIVVHGGGPQIGAMLAKMGIESKFEGGLRVTDQKTVEIVEMVLAGSINKEIVALINAEGEWAIGLCGKDGNMVFAEKARKTMIDPDSNIERVLDLGFVGEPVEVDRTLLDLLARSEMIPVLAPVAPGRDGHTYNINADTFAGAIAGACKASRLLFLTDVPGVLDKNKKLIDELTVTEARALIKDGTVSGGMIPKVETCIEAIERGVEGVVILNGKTPHAVLLELFTEHGAGTLIVP
- a CDS encoding amidase: MSVERILWEQDATGLAGLVRKGELSAIELTDAAIARAEATGPEINATAEPLYEAARTRARTMDRSLPLAGVPFAIKDLGIAIKGVPSHGGSRIPAWVPDVNSVMTDRYLAAGLIPIVTSTSPEHGLRLMTESKAFGITRNPWNTGHTSGGSSGGAAALVAAGVVPVAHASDGGGSIRVPSACTGLVGLKTSRGRIPLTPLVSESWYGMVVDHAVTRSVRDCALLLDLTHGPESLSPYAALPPKGAFAAAAARDPGKLKLAVYRKSPLGLPISAETMKALDTAVALAREGGHTVEDIDLPFIGRDFFADFCRTVASAVAGTLRAEALRVGRSVTGDIERATRVLGRLGEMVSAGETYAGLQRLHAASRQLIAETARYDAVLMPVIAHPPLACGAMDPKGADELIENLLDKLHLTPLLKVKSLFGQLMDKSLWFTPWPAIYNVSGQPSIALPVYVTDAGLPLGIQAAGRPGDEETLLSFAAQMEKISGWLGRRAPLMVPS
- a CDS encoding sigma-70 family RNA polymerase sigma factor produces the protein MTPQDITKLIVRTSMKDRAAFDLLYRQTSAKLFGVCLRVLNDRGDAEEALQEVFVKIWTKADRFAVSDLSPISWLVAIARNHAIDRIRARRKQAVDIDAALDVADPAPGPEAMVVAGDESERIHHCLDELEKDRAAAVRGAYLKGESYAELAERHGVPLNTMRTWLRRSLMKLRECLER
- a CDS encoding anti-sigma factor; its protein translation is MTLAEDNGPERGGDDLFAAEYVLGVLPADERQIASRRIDSETDFARLVDGWEVHLSPMAAAYPEIEPPASVKPAIDRRLFASTAATPSEARAGLWSSLAFWRGLAAAAVAALAIYIAIPYVNPPVAQPQARLVASLAADGSDVKYLAVYDAAHHEVGLSHVSGERASGKDFELWMIEGKNPPVSMGVIPVGSTAHIVVSPAAQQKLAQGAVLAVSLEPAGGSPTGQPTGPVVAAGDLKSI
- a CDS encoding fasciclin domain-containing protein, coding for MRRFATLLLAGTIAASAFATVAYAENPMVGGAAMYANKNIVENAVNSKDHTTLVAAVKAAGLVETLQGAGPFTVFAPTNEAFAALPAGTVDTLLKPENKDKLVKILTCHVVAAKAMAADVAAMVKADGGTHKVKTVGGCELSLKAEGGKVTVTDENGNVANVTIADVEQSNGVIHVIDKVLLPKM
- the msrB gene encoding peptide-methionine (R)-S-oxide reductase MsrB, with amino-acid sequence MNRRDLLLSGAAAIGVVGAAAAMLRMGGPQPAQAAEKFEVTKTDDEWKAILSPAAFDVLRKEGTEYPGTSPLLNEHRKGIFACAGCDLPVYPSETKFDSGTGWPSFWQEIANGIGKTEDRSLGMTRTEVHCRRCGGHLGHVFDDGPAPTGLRHCINGVALTFKPTTA